A genomic segment from Leopardus geoffroyi isolate Oge1 chromosome A2, O.geoffroyi_Oge1_pat1.0, whole genome shotgun sequence encodes:
- the KRIT1 gene encoding krev interaction trapped protein 1 isoform X1, translated as MGNPENIEDAYVAVIRPKNTASLNSREYRAKSYEILLHEVPIEGQKKKRKKVLLETKLQGNSEVTQGILDYVVETTKPISPANQGIRGKRVVLMKKFPLDGEKIGREAALFIVPSVVKDNTKYTYTPGCPIFYCLQDIMRVCSESSSHFATLTARMLIALDKWLDERHAQSHFIPALFRPSPLERIKTNVINPAYATESGQMENSLHMGYSALEIKSKMLALEKADTCIYNPLFGSDLQYTNRVDKVVINPYFGLGAPDYSKIQIPKQEKWQRSMSSVTEDKERQWVDDFPLHRSACEGDSELLNRLLNERFSVNQLDSDHWAPIHYACWYGKVEATRILLEKGKCNPNLLNGQLSSPLHFAAGGGHAEIVQILLNHPEIDRHITDQQGRSPLNICEENKQNNWEEAAKLLKEASNKPYEKVRIYRMDGSYRSVELKHGNNTTVQQIMEGMRLSQETQQYFTIWICSENLSLQLKPYHKPLQHVRDWPEILAELTNLDPQRETPQLFLRRDVRLPLEVEKKIEDPLAILILFDEARYNLLKGFYTAPDTKLITLASLLLQIVYGNYESKKHKQGFLNEENLKSIVPITKLKSKAPHWTNRILHEYKNLSTSEGVSKEMHHLQRMFLQNCWEIPTYGAAFFTGQIFTKASPSNHKVIPVYVGVNIKGLHLLNMETKALLISLKYGCFMWQLGDADACFQIHSMENKMSFIVHTKQAGLVVKLLMKLNGQLMPTERNS; from the exons aTGGGAAATCCAGAAAACATAGAAGATGCATATGTTGCTGTTATTCGTCCAAAGAATACTGCCAGTCTCAATTCTCGGGAATACAGAGCTAAGTCCTATGAA ATTTTGTTGCATGAAGTTCCCAttgaaggacagaaaaaaaagagaaagaaagttttattggaaactAAACTTCAAGGCAACAGTGAAGTAACACAAGGCATATTGGATTATGTAGTAGAAACTACCAAACCAATTTCTCCTGCAAACCAGGGTATCAGAG GAAAACGAGTGGTCCTAATGAAGAAATTTCCTCTGGATGGAGAGAAAATTGGCAGAGAAGCGGCATTATTTATTGTTCCATCAGTTGTCAAAG ataatactaaatatacatatactCCAGGATGCCCAATTTTTTACTGCTTACAAGATATTATGCGAGTCTGTAGTGAATCCAGCAGTCACTTTGCTACACTTACAGCAAGGATGTTAATAGCCTTGGATAA GTGGTTAGATGAACGCCATGCACAATCTCACTTTATTCCAGCTTTATTCCGGCCTTCTCCTCTTGAGCGGATAAAAACTAATGTCATAAACCCTGCATATGCTACTGAATCAGGTCAAATGGAAAACTCATTACATATGGGCTACAGTGCACtagaaataaagagtaaaatgttAGCCCTAGAGAAAGCAGATACCTGTATTTACAACCCTTTGTTTGGATCAGATCTTCAATATACAAACCGG GTAGATAAAGTGGTAATAAATCCATACTTTGGTCTAGGAGCTCCAGACTACTCAAAAATCCAAATTCCCAAACAAGAAAAATGGCAGAGAAGCATGAGCAGTGTAACAGAGGACAA gGAACGACAGTGGGTAGATGACTTTCCTCTCCATCGAAGTGCCTGTGAAGGAGATTCAGAATTACTAAACCGTCTTCTCAATGAAAGATTTTCAGTCAACCAATTAGATAGTGACCACTGGGCGCCCATTCATTATGCATGCTG gtaTGGAAAAGTTGAGGCCACTCGCATATTGTTAGAGAAAGGAAAGTGCAATCCAAACCTTTTAAATGGACAGCTTAGTTCTCCTCTTCATTTTGCTGCTGGAGGAGGACATGCTGAAATAGTACAGATTCTCCTAAACCATCCAGAAATTGACAGA CACATAACGGACCAACAAGGAAGATCCCCCTTAAATAtttgtgaagaaaacaaacaaaataactggGAAGAAGCTGCAAAACTGTTGAAGGAAGCCAGTAACAAACCA TATGAAAAAGTTCGGATATACAGAATGGATGGATCATACCGTTCTGTTGAACTGAAGCATGGAAATAATACCACAGTGCAGCAGATAATGGAAGGAATGCGTCTCTCTCAAGAAACACAGCAATATTTCACTATTTGGATCTGTTCAGAAAACCTCA GCCTTCAACTCAAGCCTTATCATAAACCATTGCAACACGTTCGTGACTGGCCAGAAATACTTGCTGAATTAACTAATTTGGATCCCCAAAGAGAAACACCACAGCTTTTCCTAAGAAGAGATGTGAGACTTCCTTTGGAAGTTGAAAAAAAG attgaAGACCCACTAGCTATTCTTATCCTCTTTGATGAAGCCAGATATAATTTATTAAAGGGCTTTTATACAGCTCCTGACACTAAACTGATAACATTGGCAAGTCTACTGTTGCAAATAGTTTATGGAAATTATGAGAGTAAGAAACACAAGCAAGGTTTCCTAAA TGAAGAAAACCTAAAATCCATTGTACCTATTACCAAATTGAAAAGTAAGGCACCTCACTGGACAAACCGAATACTTCATGAATATAAG aatctTAGTACAAGTGAGGGTGTCAGTAAAGAAATGCATCACCTTCAGCGCATGTTCTTACAGAATTGTTGGGAAATTCCTACATATGGAGCAGCTTTTTTCACAGGACAGATATTTACAAAGGCAAGCCCCAGCAATCATAAAGTCATCCCTGTGTATGTAGGAGTGAATATAAAAGGACTTCATCTTCTCAACATGGAAACTAAG
- the KRIT1 gene encoding krev interaction trapped protein 1 isoform X2: MKKFPLDGEKIGREAALFIVPSVVKDNTKYTYTPGCPIFYCLQDIMRVCSESSSHFATLTARMLIALDKWLDERHAQSHFIPALFRPSPLERIKTNVINPAYATESGQMENSLHMGYSALEIKSKMLALEKADTCIYNPLFGSDLQYTNRVDKVVINPYFGLGAPDYSKIQIPKQEKWQRSMSSVTEDKERQWVDDFPLHRSACEGDSELLNRLLNERFSVNQLDSDHWAPIHYACWYGKVEATRILLEKGKCNPNLLNGQLSSPLHFAAGGGHAEIVQILLNHPEIDRHITDQQGRSPLNICEENKQNNWEEAAKLLKEASNKPYEKVRIYRMDGSYRSVELKHGNNTTVQQIMEGMRLSQETQQYFTIWICSENLSLQLKPYHKPLQHVRDWPEILAELTNLDPQRETPQLFLRRDVRLPLEVEKKIEDPLAILILFDEARYNLLKGFYTAPDTKLITLASLLLQIVYGNYESKKHKQGFLNEENLKSIVPITKLKSKAPHWTNRILHEYKNLSTSEGVSKEMHHLQRMFLQNCWEIPTYGAAFFTGQIFTKASPSNHKVIPVYVGVNIKGLHLLNMETKALLISLKYGCFMWQLGDADACFQIHSMENKMSFIVHTKQAGLVVKLLMKLNGQLMPTERNS; this comes from the exons ATGAAGAAATTTCCTCTGGATGGAGAGAAAATTGGCAGAGAAGCGGCATTATTTATTGTTCCATCAGTTGTCAAAG ataatactaaatatacatatactCCAGGATGCCCAATTTTTTACTGCTTACAAGATATTATGCGAGTCTGTAGTGAATCCAGCAGTCACTTTGCTACACTTACAGCAAGGATGTTAATAGCCTTGGATAA GTGGTTAGATGAACGCCATGCACAATCTCACTTTATTCCAGCTTTATTCCGGCCTTCTCCTCTTGAGCGGATAAAAACTAATGTCATAAACCCTGCATATGCTACTGAATCAGGTCAAATGGAAAACTCATTACATATGGGCTACAGTGCACtagaaataaagagtaaaatgttAGCCCTAGAGAAAGCAGATACCTGTATTTACAACCCTTTGTTTGGATCAGATCTTCAATATACAAACCGG GTAGATAAAGTGGTAATAAATCCATACTTTGGTCTAGGAGCTCCAGACTACTCAAAAATCCAAATTCCCAAACAAGAAAAATGGCAGAGAAGCATGAGCAGTGTAACAGAGGACAA gGAACGACAGTGGGTAGATGACTTTCCTCTCCATCGAAGTGCCTGTGAAGGAGATTCAGAATTACTAAACCGTCTTCTCAATGAAAGATTTTCAGTCAACCAATTAGATAGTGACCACTGGGCGCCCATTCATTATGCATGCTG gtaTGGAAAAGTTGAGGCCACTCGCATATTGTTAGAGAAAGGAAAGTGCAATCCAAACCTTTTAAATGGACAGCTTAGTTCTCCTCTTCATTTTGCTGCTGGAGGAGGACATGCTGAAATAGTACAGATTCTCCTAAACCATCCAGAAATTGACAGA CACATAACGGACCAACAAGGAAGATCCCCCTTAAATAtttgtgaagaaaacaaacaaaataactggGAAGAAGCTGCAAAACTGTTGAAGGAAGCCAGTAACAAACCA TATGAAAAAGTTCGGATATACAGAATGGATGGATCATACCGTTCTGTTGAACTGAAGCATGGAAATAATACCACAGTGCAGCAGATAATGGAAGGAATGCGTCTCTCTCAAGAAACACAGCAATATTTCACTATTTGGATCTGTTCAGAAAACCTCA GCCTTCAACTCAAGCCTTATCATAAACCATTGCAACACGTTCGTGACTGGCCAGAAATACTTGCTGAATTAACTAATTTGGATCCCCAAAGAGAAACACCACAGCTTTTCCTAAGAAGAGATGTGAGACTTCCTTTGGAAGTTGAAAAAAAG attgaAGACCCACTAGCTATTCTTATCCTCTTTGATGAAGCCAGATATAATTTATTAAAGGGCTTTTATACAGCTCCTGACACTAAACTGATAACATTGGCAAGTCTACTGTTGCAAATAGTTTATGGAAATTATGAGAGTAAGAAACACAAGCAAGGTTTCCTAAA TGAAGAAAACCTAAAATCCATTGTACCTATTACCAAATTGAAAAGTAAGGCACCTCACTGGACAAACCGAATACTTCATGAATATAAG aatctTAGTACAAGTGAGGGTGTCAGTAAAGAAATGCATCACCTTCAGCGCATGTTCTTACAGAATTGTTGGGAAATTCCTACATATGGAGCAGCTTTTTTCACAGGACAGATATTTACAAAGGCAAGCCCCAGCAATCATAAAGTCATCCCTGTGTATGTAGGAGTGAATATAAAAGGACTTCATCTTCTCAACATGGAAACTAAG